The Xenopus tropicalis strain Nigerian chromosome 7, UCB_Xtro_10.0, whole genome shotgun sequence genome includes a region encoding these proteins:
- the ghitm gene encoding growth hormone-inducible transmembrane protein isoform X1, producing the protein MFAARLVCMRSLPVVGFRPALTHGSPVLRNSALKSNQWLLQPNQGYSSRSRFGLRRVKSAREELKEAAFEPSMGTAARIDTTGRLIVAGGAVVGLGALCYYGLGMSNEIGAIEKAVIWPEYVKERIRSTYMYFAGSIGLTALSAVAVSRAPALMSLMMRGSWLAIGATFAAMIGAGMLVRSISYDQNPGAKHLAWMLHAGVMGAVVAPLTLLGGPLLIRAAWYTAGIVGGLSTVAMCAPSEKFLNMGGPLGIGLGLVLASSIGSAFLPPTSVFGAGLYSIAIYGGLVLFGMFLLYDTQKVIKRAETYPMYGVAKFDPINSCLGIYTDTLNIFIRVAMMLAGSGNRRK; encoded by the exons ATGTTTGCTGCAAGGTTAGTCTGTATGCGGAGTCTGCCTGTGGTGGGCTTCCGCCCAGCTCTAACTCATGGATCTCCAGTCCTGAGAAATTCCGCACTGAAATCAAACCAGTGGCTTTTGCAACCTAACCAG GGTTATTCATCAAGATCCAGGTTTGGGCTACGCCGTGTCAAGTCAGCCCGTGAAGAACTCAAAGAAGCTGCATTTGAACCATCAATGGGTACGGCTGCTCGAA TTGACACAACCGGAAGGCTCATAGTCGCAGGCGGTGCTGTGGTTGGGCTTGGTGCTCTTTGTTATTATGGACTGGGAATGTCCAATGAAATTGGTGCCATAGAAAAAGCTGT TATTTGGCCTGAATATGTTAAAGAGCGAATTCGATCTACCTACATGTATTTCGCTGGCAGTATTGGTCTCACAGCCCTCTCTGCTGTAGCTGTTAGTAGGGCTCCTGCTCTTATGAGCTTGATGATGAGAGGCTCTTGGCTG GCAATTGGTGCAACGTTTGCTGCAATGATTGGAGCAGGGATGTTGGTTCGTTCTATATCCTATGATCAAAACCCTGGAGCTAAACATCTTGCATGGATGTTGCATGCAG gaGTGATGGGGGCTGTGGTTGCTCCATTGACTTTGCTTGGTGGCCCTCTGCTGATTAGAGCTGCATGGTACACAGCTGGAATTGTAGGAGGCCTTTCCACTGTGGCTATGTGTGCACCAAGTGAGAAGTTTCTAAATATGGGAGGACCTCTTGGCATTGGTCTGGGACTTGTCCTTGCCTCCTCCATAG GGAGTGCATTCCTTCCCCCAACTTCTGTTTTTGGTGCTGGCCTTTACTCCATCGCTATTTATGGAGGCTTAGTACTTTTTGGCATGTTTCTTCTCTATGATACCCAGAAAGTTATCAAACGAGCTGAGACCTATCCAATGTATGGTGTAGCAAAGTTTGACCCCATAAATTC GTGCCTAGGAATTTACACTGACACACTGAATATCTTTATACGTGTAGCCATGATGCTGGCTGGAAGTGGAAATAGGCGAAAATAA
- the ghitm gene encoding growth hormone-inducible transmembrane protein (The RefSeq protein has 1 substitution compared to this genomic sequence), whose protein sequence is MFAARLVCMRSLPVVGFRPALTHGSPVLRNSALKSNQWLLQPNQGYSSRSRFGLRLVKSAREELKEAAFEPSMGTAARIDTTGRLIVAGGAVVGLGALCYYGLGMSNEIGAIEKAVIWPEYVKERIRSTYMYFAGSIGLTALSAVAVSRAPALMSLMMRGSWLAIGATFAAMIGAGMLVRSISYDQNPGAKHLAWMLHAGVMGAVVAPLTLLGGPLLIRAAWYTAGIVGGLSTVAMCAPSEKFLNMGGPLGIGLGLVLASSIGSAFLPPTSVFGAGLYSIAIYGGLVLFGMFLLYDTQKVIKRAETYPMYGVAKFDPINSCLGIYTDTLNIFIRVAMMLAGSGNRRK, encoded by the exons ATGTTTGCTGCAAGGTTAGTCTGTATGCGGAGTCTGCCTGTGGTGGGCTTCCGCCCAGCTCTAACTCATGGATCTCCAGTCCTGAGAAATTCCGCACTGAAATCAAACCAGTGGCTTTTGCAACCTAACCAG GGTTATTCATCAAGATCCAGGTTTGGGCTACGCCGTGTCAAGTCAGCCCGTGAAGAACTCAAAGAAGCTGCATTTGAACCATCAATGGGTACGGCTGCTCGAA TTGACACAACCGGAAGGCTCATAGTCGCAGGCGGTGCTGTGGTTGGGCTTGGTGCTCTTTGTTATTATGGACTGGGAATGTCCAATGAAATTGGTGCCATAGAAAAAGCTGT TATTTGGCCTGAATATGTTAAAGAGCGAATTCGATCTACCTACATGTATTTCGCTGGCAGTATTGGTCTCACAGCCCTCTCTGCTGTAGCTGTTAGTAGGGCTCCTGCTCTTATGAGCTTGATGATGAGAGGCTCTTGGCTG GCAATTGGTGCAACGTTTGCTGCAATGATTGGAGCAGGGATGTTGGTTCGTTCTATATCCTATGATCAAAACCCTGGAGCTAAACATCTTGCATGGATGTTGCATGCAG gaGTGATGGGGGCTGTGGTTGCTCCATTGACTTTGCTTGGTGGCCCTCTGCTGATTAGAGCTGCATGGTACACAGCTGGAATTGTAGGAGGCCTTTCCACTGTGGCTATGTGTGCACCAAGTGAGAAGTTTCTAAATATGGGAGGACCTCTTGGCATTGGTCTGGGACTTGTCCTTGCCTCCTCCATAG GGAGTGCATTCCTTCCCCCAACTTCTGTTTTTGGTGCTGGCCTTTACTCCATCGCTATTTATGGAGGCTTAGTACTTTTTGGCATGTTTCTTCTCTATGATACCCAGAAAGTTATCAAACGAGCTGAGACCTATCCAATGTATGGTGTAGCAAAGTTTGACCCCATAAATTC GTGCCTAGGAATTTACACTGACACACTGAATATCTTTATACGTGTAGCCATGATGCTGGCTGGAAGTGGAAATAGGCGAAAATAA